A window of Colias croceus chromosome 13, ilColCroc2.1 genomic DNA:
TTGAGTTTATTGATCCCGTCTTCATCGAAACTTTCGTACGAAAAGGGAGGTTATATTGTTTATCAGTTAATAAAAGTTGTATAACTCACAACAGCGTCGCAATAACACCAGATGGAATATTAACATTGAATATAACAGATTATGTTTATCAGACGCTTGGTTTGGAAGGAATAAAGAGGCCGCATAATTTTCACGAAGTTCGGATAGATTTAAAAGATATAAAGCGGAgtgaaaagttaaaaaatgcTTTAAGCAAGTTAGAGCTgtttaatttctatatatcTTGGGAGCCACACGATGAAAACATATGCCCGTCTACAATAGCAAAATACTTTAGTGATAAAAACTACACATTGTCACAACATGCCTTACAAGCTAAAAATCTATCTCCGGAGGTTACCACAATACCATCTCTAATTGAAATAGATATAGATGAAGTAGTCGAATGGTTGGGGATGCTAGCACACAACGCTAATTTGACACCAGAAGAGAATTACATAAGTGCATACTATGTACCAGATAGTGGAACAAATTTGCAGTCAACGAGAGTTGCAGTACTTATCATAAAGGGGTTTATGACACcgaatataatgaataaagcATGCAAGGCAATATCGGAATATGTTTTAACTAGAGAACTAGAGAATTACTGGGCAGCATTGAGCATACAAACTGTGGAAGAAAGTCTATATCAATGGAATTTTAGCAGTCAAAGAATGTTCCAATCACACAACTCAtcttgtaatatattttttacacacaATGATCAAGTCATTTACTCTGTAGGACAATTAAAGTATTCTTGATAAATCAtattgtgtaatttatttgttccTTGAACGAGGccttaaaaaaacttacataaaattcaatatttaattttatattatttttgtacatactACCTTACTGCTACTAGTGTATTTTCAGGATAAGGATATATTATGGAATTTTAATATGCGGCAGTgacatcaataataattagggTTGCGTAATGAATGAATGATTACTGGGCTCCTCAATCTCTTTAACAAATGAATTGTATACCAA
This region includes:
- the LOC123696728 gene encoding ribonuclease P protein subunit p40-like; translated protein: MLCPEVNNFPPPKTTCTVRKNLNIEKTETIINLNNFYRSAIITFPDELNVPSFIQECFLDDSDYYKILNCPVVEFIDPVFIETFVRKGRLYCLSVNKSCITHNSVAITPDGILTLNITDYVYQTLGLEGIKRPHNFHEVRIDLKDIKRSEKLKNALSKLELFNFYISWEPHDENICPSTIAKYFSDKNYTLSQHALQAKNLSPEVTTIPSLIEIDIDEVVEWLGMLAHNANLTPEENYISAYYVPDSGTNLQSTRVAVLIIKGFMTPNIMNKACKAISEYVLTRELENYWAALSIQTVEESLYQWNFSSQRMFQSHNSSCNIFFTHNDQVIYSVGQLKYS